The Arachis hypogaea cultivar Tifrunner chromosome 14, arahy.Tifrunner.gnm2.J5K5, whole genome shotgun sequence genome has a segment encoding these proteins:
- the LOC112741849 gene encoding pentatricopeptide repeat-containing protein At3g51320, which produces MARISKEAMGPVGKRLSEVLVCPLSKHTLRYYQETNSLISNAIPVSFPIKNGIPCLVPQDGKILEEEDGKDTTTTTLSPFNAFHAILQSACHTNRHLLQIQALLTTTALLRNPHIARTLLSRASHLCDVAYTLLIFHHFNNTLDTFCVNTMIQAYSNSHVPHQALAFFFNSLHSGFFPNSYTFVPLIGSCAKMGCLQSGRKCHGQSLKNGVDGVLPVQNSLIHMYGCCGDIGVARVVFDTMLSRDLVSWNSIIDGYVTVGELNAAYALFDEMPERNLITWNVMIAGHLKARNPGFALKLFREMGRLGLKGNARTMVSVITACGRSARLKEGRSVHASIIRTLARLSLIIDTALIDMYCKCKRVDVAHVVFERMANRNLVSWNAMILGHCIRGNPEDGLNLFDLMVGMEKMKHEVELDKIISADRSLARLSPDEVTFIGILCACARAEKLTAGRFYFKQMTDVFNVKPNFAHFWCMANLLANVGLVDEAEEFLRNIIKFDGDMSYESLLWANLLGFCHFKRDVDLGERIAKLVIDLDPKNLACYQFLLVIYVVADQRENVSMVKKLAKDRLGVIPGSTLVDLKNIVHNFKVSNRWREGFEAVNKMMDELAHRLGLEIFESGQPLVDRRENIS; this is translated from the exons atGGCAAGAATAAGCAAAGAGGCGATGGGTCCAGTGGGGAAGAGGCTCTCGGAGGTTTTGGTTTGTCCTCTCTCGAAGCATACCTTGAGGTACTACCAGGAAACCAATTCCCTAATCAGTAATGCCATTCCCGTTTCCTTTCCT ataaaaaacgGGATCCCTTGCTTGGTTCCACAAGATGGGAAGATACTCGAGGAAGAAGATGGCAAGGACACAACCACAACAACTCTCTCCCCCTTCAATGCCTTCCACGCGATTCTCCAGAGTGCGTGCCACACCAACCGCCACCTCCTCCAAATTCAGGCACTCCTCACCACCACCGCCCTACTCCGCAACCCTCACATTGCACGCACCCTTCTGAGTCGCGCCTCACACCTATGCGACGTCGCTTACACCCTTTTAATCTTCCATCACTTCAACAACACCTTAGACACGTTTTGCGTCAACACAATGATCCAGGCTTATTCTAACAGCCACGTTCCTCATCAAGCTCTTGcttttttctttaattctttgCACAGTGGTTTCTTTCCCAACAGCTACACCTTTGTGCCCCTCATTGGTTCCTGTGCCAAGATGGGTTGCCTTCAATCTGGGAGGAAGTGCCACGGTCAATCCCTGAAGAATGGGGTTGATGGGGTGCTACCGGTTCAGAACTCTTTGATTCACATGTATGGGTGCTGCGGTGATATTGGAGTTGCTAGGGTAGTGTTTGACACAATGTTGAGCAGGGATTTGGTTTCGTGGAACTCGATCATTGATGGATATGTAACGGTTGGTGAATTGAATGCTGCATATGcactgtttgatgaaatgcccgAAAGGAATTTGATTACTTGGAATGTTATGATTGCTGGCCATTTGAAGGCTAGGAACCCTGGCTTTGCCTTGAAGTTGTTCCGGGAGATGGGTAGGTTGGGATTGAAGGGTAATGCTAGGACTATGGTATCTGTGATTACGGCTTGTGGCCGGTCAGCTAGACTCAAGGAAGGAAGATCAGTTCACGCGAGCATCATTAGGACGTTAGCAAGGTTGAGCTTGATTATTGATACGGCTTTGATCGACATGTACTGCAAATGCAAGAGGGTGGATGTAGCACATGTAGTGTTTGAGAGGATGGCAAACAGGAATTTGGTTTCCTGGAATGCGATGATCTTGGGGCACTGCATTCGTGGAAATCCCGAAGATGGACTAAACCTATTTGATTTAATGGTTGGTATGGAGAAGATGAAGCATGAGGTTGAACTTGATAAGATTATAAGTGCAGACAGAAGTCTGGCTAGGTTATCCCCTGACGAAGTAACCTTCATTGGCATTTTGTGTGCCTGCGCTCGTGCAGAGAAGTTAACTGCGGGCAGGTTTTACTTCAAGCAAATGACTGATGTGTTCAATGTGAAGCCCAATTTTGCTCATTTTTGGTGCATGGCGAATCTTCTGGCGAACGTAGGGCTAGTTGATGAGGCAGAAGAATTCCTGAGGAACATCATAAAATTTGATGGAGATATGTCATATGAGTCATTACTATGGGCAAATTTGCTCGGTTTCTGCCATTTCAAAAGAGATGTGGACTTGGGTGAGCGAATTGCAAAACTGGTGATTGACCTGGATCCGAAGAACCTTGCCTGTTACCAGTTCCTCCTTGTCATTTATGTTGTGGCTGATCAACGGGAAAATGTTTCCATGGTGAAAAAGCTGGCGAAGGATAGGCTAGGGGTAATACCTGGAAGCACTCTTGTAGACTTGAAAaatattgttcacaatttcaagGTGTCAAATAGATGGAGAGAAGGATTCGAAGCAGTCAATAAGATGATGGATGAACTAGCTCATAGATTAGGGTTGGAAATTTTTGAGTCAGGCCAGCCACTAGTAGACCGAAGAGAAAATATTAGCTAG
- the LOC112742434 gene encoding uncharacterized protein produces MNNIDQSEIYDHSINSFSQVGSVIDHPLFLQSKIQGCFDVGDPNYECSICGACFWLSEHVERDSTINRPVFTVCCSKEKIQLPYLRKPPDLLYNLINGHDRKSLYFQKNIRSYNSMFAFTSLGGKVPDSVNDGSGPPQFIITGQNYHRIRSLLPDPGQKPKFVQLYIYDTQHEIMHRQGIFRQTSEIDQELITELLKMIDTHNVIAQSFRRVREFYQCHPSEIFSLKLYSHRKVDRRTYNTPSCDEVAALIVGDFDSSDHGRDIIVRSTVGQLQRIYETHALYWPLQYPLLFPYGEDSYQLNIPYRGQVGGYVPGRRTRVSLREFICFRLQIREQEDGIIHKCRRLFQQFVVDCFTMIESQRLYEIRMKQSTIRGEVLQGIEEAMHRGDEEASSIGMRVILPSSFTGGRRYMFNRCQDAMAIC; encoded by the exons atgaatAATATAGACCAATCAGAAATATATGATCATTCGATAAATTCATTCAGTCAAGTTGGTTCTGTTATTGATCATCCTCTGTTCTTGCAAAGTAAGATACAAG GTTGTTTTGATGTTGGTGATCCTAACTATGAATGTTCAATCTGTGGGGCGTGTTTCTGGTTATCGGAACATGTTGAAAGAGACTCTACAATTAATCGTCCTGTTTTTACTGTTTGTTGCTCAAAAGAAAAAATTCAGTTACCTTATCTTCGAAAGCCCCCAGATCTGCTATATAATTTGATTAATGGACATGATAGGAAGAGTTTGTATTTCCAAAAAAATATTCGATCTTATAACAGTATGTTTGCCTTCACGTCTCTTGGTGGTAAGGTACCGGATTCAGTGAATGATGGGAGTGGTCCACCACAGTTTATAATAACTGGTCAAAATTATCATCGGATTAGAAGTTTGCTCCCAGATCCTGGTCAGAAGCCTAAATTTGTGCAATTATATATATACGACACTCAGCATGAGATAATGCATAGGCAGGGAATCTTTCG GCAAACATCTGAGATAGATCAAGAATTGATAACTGAGTTGTTGAAAATGATCGATACTCATAACGTCATAGCACAGTCATTTCGAAGAGTCAGAGAATTCTATCAGTGTCATCCATCCGAgatcttctctttgaagttgtatTCGCATAGGAAGGTTGATCGAAGAACTTACAATACTCCCTCTTGTGACGAAGTTGCTGCTCTGATTGTTGGAGATTTTGATTCGTCGGATCATGGTCGCGACATTATTGTTCGATCTACTGTTGGTCAGTTGCAACGTATCTATGAAACTCATGCTCTGTATTGGCCCTTACAGTATCCGTTGTTGTTTCCATATGGCGAGGATAGTTACCAGTTGAATATTCCTTATCGTGGTCAAGTTGGTGGATATGTCCCTGGAAggagaacaagggtttctctcagGGAATTCATATGTTTTCGTCTGCAGATTAGGGAGCAAGAAGATGGAATTATTCACAAGTGTAGGCGATTATTTCAACAATTTGTTGTTGACTGTTTCACCATGATTGAATCCCAGAGGTTGTATGAGATTAGAATGAAGCAGAGTACAATTAGAGGAGAAGTGCTTCAAGGAATAGAGGAGGCTATGCATCGTGGTGATGAAGAAGCTTCTTCAATTGGGATGCGAGTCATCTTGCCTTCTTCCTTCACTGGTGGTAGACGTTATATGTTTAATCGTTGTCAGGATGCGATGGCAATCTGTTAA